The segment GGCCTTGCGGTGCTCGAGGATCCTAACAGCCAGCCAACTCACGTCTGCACGGGTCAGTGAGGGGAGTCACTACCTAAGAGCTGCACACATCTGCGGTGGACAAGGATAAGGCTTCTCCGCTTTAGTGTCCTCCTTGCCTGCCCTGATTCCAAGTGCCACCAGATTTCATTTGCTGAGACCTGACCCGGCATGTTAAAACAAAAGTCACTTTATACCTACAGGTTACATTTTAATACATGTGCTGTGGCTATGCAAGAGGAAGATTTGTTCTTAGGAAAAGCAGATGAAGACGCTCATGGATGGCAGGGGAGATTGGGAGAGAGAATAAAGTGGACGGTTTAATATAAAATAACAGGCTGAAGCTGGGCCTtactagtctctctctctctctctctctctctctctctctctctctctctctctctttctcaaactgtctgtctctgaatctctctctatgtctgtgtctgtctgtctgtctcttctctcacatacacattctctccctcccattctccctctcccccctctctctttctccctctctctcttaaaGCCTAGGAATTATAGCTTAGAGATAGAATGTTATTCTAGGTTCAATCCTGagtacaggaaaacaaaaacagctaGACTAAATGGAAATAGACCAACAAAAGAGAGACAGTTTGTTGGAAGGCTGAACACTCAGCTTCTATGGCCCAGCGAGCCTACTGTTCTTACCCAACAGAAAAGGATGCTTCTCTCCTCTAGGCGGCAGATACAAGGGTGTTTGTAGTAGTAAGGACTAGAAAAATAAGAATGCTGGAGGCAACTCGTGGTACTGGTGATAGTTAATTTTACGTTCCGTTGGCTACACAATCATGGTAATTTAATGTTTACTTGGCTTGATTAAACATTTATCTACATACTGGTGCAAAGCATTTTGTAGATGTGATTAACATTTATCAACTTTAAATAAAGTTCATTGGATACAATGTAGAGAGCCCCATGTAGTCACTTCCACTTGAAGGTCTTGAAATCAAAACCCAGAGGCTGCCCAGAGAAGGAACCCGGATTCACAGTCTAAGTCTGTCTAAGTTTTCAGGCTGTACCCAGTCAGGCTTCAGTCAGTCTGAAGACCCTAACATCTTCATGAATTTCCTGTCCATGGGACTGCCTGGCAAAATTTGGATATGCTAGCCCTCTCAATCATGTCAGCTacattcttaaaaaacaaaacaaaacaaaacaaaaacctctctTGGGgtcagtgagacagctcagtgggtaaagcccaATCCAGTGACGCAGTTCAAAATCCTGGAAGCTGTCCCTGACCTTTCCATGGGCATGTGCACCTCTCTCATTTCATTTTGGCTTTAGGAGACAGATTCgagctatgtagcccaagctagccttgaactcattatggtcctgcctcagtctcctgagtgctggaattacaaagcATGTGCTAGCCTGCCTAGCTCTTAGGCTGTTTTTTAGAAAGGGATGATAGGCAGTGGTTACACACCTGCTTTCTCATCTTCTCTATGGTTTACTGATAACTTCTATACAGTTGATGGCTGAATCCATACGGAAGATACCACCAATCTGTTCAGCCTAAAacgcccaccccaccccgccctcAGCAAGAAAACTGGCTGTCCCAGAAATGTGAAAGCTGTCCAAATACTCTTCTGAAACCTGAGTACATTGGGTGTCACATTCAGCTGAATCCTACAGTCTCTCCACGCTCCCTCTTTTTTGATGTCTCATCCTTCATTTAGATGTTTATACTTCTGCTTGGGTCACACTATTTTCTAAGGGACATCACTTTGATCAGTGTTTTGAACATTTGAAGACCACAGCCTTGCATGGTTACAACAGTGACACATAGTGTGACCACCACACAGGGCTAGCATCTGCTGCTGTGCCCTCCTCTCAGTACTTGACTGCAAGGGGAAATGGTCCAACCTTAGGGTAACggcagtatttcttttttttttttttggttctttttttcggagctggggaccgaacccagggccttgcgcttcctaggcaagcgctctaccactgagctaaatccccaaccccctggcagTATTTCTTATAAATCCTGGTGTCTGACCATGACTATTCCACGGTCAAGTAGGTCTAAGTCTGGGTGCAGAAAGTCATACGAGAATGGGACCTGTCTATTCAAGACACACTCAGTCAAGAGTACAAAGCAACCTGGCACGAGTTCCCACCGGAGTGTCGAACCAATTTTCCTGTTCATCTCTGCCTAGGGCATAGATAGCCTACATTGCCTCAGCAGAAGTCCCTGTCTCAAGGTTTGGGTTCAAGTATTTCTtcagtcaaatctttctctgataccTCTTAGCTGCCAACTCCAAGCTCCTCTGACTTCCAGGGCTCTGTGCCCCCACCCTCCCTGGATGACATGACAGCTATCTCAATATTTTTGAGGGGCtgtcagagaggagggagattAGAGTGCTTCTGTGCTGCCCCAGCAGGCAGAAGGAGCCATGAGAGGTAGAAATTACAGGGAGACTTAAATACTTCAATTTCTAGAGGAAAGGTTGTCTTGAGTGAGTGACGTGAATGTAGGTGCTGAGAGTGCTGATGGTGGGGTTCTCGGGTTGTCTGTGGGGCTCTGACTATTCATGGACTGCTGTGCAGAGACCGCACAGGACTCTCTCTATCCACTGTGTAGCATTTCTGACGGTGTAGACGGACTGCCCCAGGAATCCTTTTCAAGTGATAAACGTGGACCCAGAAGGCACACTTTAGGCTTTGAAGACGCTGCAGACTGAAAACTTTGTGCTACGTCTCACCTTCAGGAGGCAGGTTGGGGTTAGAGGAGCTGGGGCAAATTATGAAAAGCCCTATGGGCCCTGATGAAGAATGTGGCCTTTACTCCAGAGGCAGCAAGAACTGGGGACTAAGAGGATCCCTCAGTGAAGCAGCAGACCATGGACTTTCTGTTAGAAGGAACGTCCATACAACACAACTATGGCCTCGAGGACAGACAAGTTCCCACACACagaagaagcaggggcagggcaACCTAATGCTTCTAAGGAGCCTCCTTGTCCCGACATTCTGATGCCCCCCCACTCACCTCCACCGTGGACTCCAGCAGAATCCATTCAAGCTGTTCGTCCACTCTCACCCGCCTCTGTATCTAGCTGCTACTGCCCTCTTGCCCATGCTGAGTCTAATAATGCTGCTGTTTCTGATAAAAGTACATGAGAGAGCAGACTGGATTTACACATTTATACAGCAGAGCGACGTGTGGCCACTTGTACTGAAGTGATAGAAGAAAGTGTAATGATGTGGGGAAATGGATGTTTTATTCTATTACACTGAAGCTGATTGCAACGAAATctcatgtttgaaaatgaataaaaaatatctgTGGATGTGCCCCAGTTGTGCCCAGTTGCTTagtgtgcacaaggccctggggtcatcctgcacacacacacatatacacacactcacacacaaacatacacacatatacacatacactcacacataaacacatatacacacacacactctcacacacactctcacacagacacacacacacagatacacacacagagacacacacacgcacacacacactcacacacactcacacagacacacacacactcacacacacacacacacacacacacacacacacttacacgtTAGAAAATGACAACAAAGCATCACATGCCGGTTGATGGCAcaagggaggctgagacagggaagactgtgagtttgaggccagcctgagctacaaagtgaaacccatctcaaaaaagCAAGAattggggctgtagctcagtggtggggcACCTGCCTAGGATGCACGATGCATTCGGTCATCTCTACAACAGCAAAATAGATCAACAGTGCTAAACTCTGGTCTGATAGGGTCAGACGGACTTTCATTTTAGCGATTTCTAAATTCCACAAAATTAGCATGGTTTTGCTTTTGCAGAAGTATTTTTCCCTGCTATCCACCCTTCTCTGTCAAGTGACCACTGTGGAATCCAGTACAGAACCATGGCGTGTCCTTTGTCATATCCAGGTTCTTTACTCACATCCGTCTCGTGTCTCCAACTGAGGTTTTGCTCCCTAAATTGTGTCTTACCTTCTTCATCTTCCCTGGTGCACAGCAGTGTGCTGAAATAGGCCCTTTGGGGTATTCAAAGTAAGTCACAAACATACCCAAAGGCTGGACCTGGTGAGCCACCAGACACCCACAGGCCTCTTGGATGTAGGGAGCTTGATAGAAATGACCCAGGTATTTGGTCACTGCTATCCTAGACCTTGGCTCTATTACCTTTTTTCTGTCCGTTTCTGGTGGTTAGACTGAGATCTGCCAGAACCTATGGCCTCACCCAAATTCCAAATGAAACGTCTTCCAGTAGCCAGATCACAACTGGAAGTTGAAAGGTCAGTTGTAACTTGTGAACCCCATTAGAGCCAGAGGGGTCTATAGGGGTCACTGTCTCCTCAGAAATTACCTCATCCCCTTCTTGAAAAAATGAGCCTTATTGTCTCTGTCCCAAATGCATGTCAGATACAGTGCCAACGACATTTCTGTAAAGCTGACTGCACTGTGCAGTCCAGCGAGCTGCTCCTTTGCTTTTGTGGCTTAGTCGGTGCTGGGAAGTAGCCACTTGCTCACACTTTCCTTGTAAACCGCCTGGCATGACCTCTGCTGTGTTAGCATTGCATCAATCCTATCCACTGCCCACCACTGACATCGTCCCTTTCCCTCCCACACCAGGGAGGCAGCAGCCTACTTAAGCAGAGAACAGGGGCTCCTGCTGTCTGCCTGACAGCTGTTTTCAAGTGCACTCAGACCCAATTCTCCACAGATGCTTGAGGAGCTGTCAGGTAGAAGGATGACAAGGTTCATTTTGTAACTAAATCTGCTTGCTCCTGCAACCCTAGCATGGCTCCAGCCTCGCCAGTCCCCGTGCAGACCACCGTGCAGCTGTCTGACTAACAGCTTGCCAGTCCAGTCTTGCTTCCTTTAATCCTTCTTCAGGAGCCCAAGCGATCTGTTTAAATGGTGAATACGATCACGCCCGTCTCACCCAAACTTTGTAATGCTTTGCTTCGCCTCAGGACAAACTCTGAACCTCTGAGCACTGCTCTAAGCCTCAGCCCTTGCTCCACTTCCCAGCTGCAACCTCGCCCAGTTTCATTCTTGAAACAACTTACTCCCCCACCTCCAAGCTTTTAGTGgactcccctccctttccccttatTTAGCTGGTCCGTCCCAGGGGCCACCTAGATGTCATTTCTTTCCTCCGAGTCTCCTTCAGAGTCCTCCCATGCTAGACTAGGATTCTTACGCCCTCCAGGAGTACTCTAGCTTTAAACTAGTCTCGTCATTAGTCTTCTGGTCTGTTCACACATCTTTCTCCAGACAAGACGCTCCTTGAAGGCTAAGGCACTTATCTCTACCCAAGCCGGGGACGCCTGGGAAATAATCACTGCTGAGTGCTGAATCAAAGACAACAGGGTTCCTGGACTTCTTGCTAGCAGCTGACCCACCCACCGCAGAGATCTCTAGACAGCATCCACACAGACAGTGGGTGGCGAGTGTCTTCAGTCAGAGTCCCTTCCTACTCAGCACATTTCCTATCTGCAGTTAGATTCACTCCAGGATAAACCATCCGGGTCAGAGCCTCTGTTCCCAGCACACTGTGAGGCCTTGGGTATGGCACAGCCTCCCTGAGCTCCTGTCAGTCAAACAGCCTACTTCATTATTTTGTCAGAACTGAATGAGATCATGTATGCTCAAGTATGTCGTAAAACCTTCAGGTAGGCTAATGATGACTCTCAGGGGTGAAACACATGCCTGACACTCAGGAGGCCCCGGGCTCTCTCCATTATCGTAAAATAAACACTAGCAAGATTAGAAGGCAAATGAAGTCTTGTCACACAATCTTCAGGACTTGCAGCTTCAACCAACAATTAAACTCAGTAACTGTATTAGAAGATGAAGTACCACAGGTAAACGGCCACTGCTCAGGCAGAACCCAGAACCCCATCATCGCCCCCAGCTGCTGACTGAAGGAAAAGGTGCCAACGGGAGGTGGCATACCAGCTGAGGGAAGGCTCCTGGCATCAGGGAGCTCCTTGAAGCAGACTACGGGGACAAGGGAAACAGGGCCTACACCTCCCAAGTCATCTCTAGTCAGCAGAAACAAAACTACAGACATACTCAAACCCTCCTTTGACTTACACTCTAAGTCAGGTCAGGAACAGCACTGCGTGCCCCTTTTGGCAAGACAAACCCAACACAACATTtaaaggctttttttctttttaattaggaACCAGGGGGTGTGCTGCTTATCCTCTGCAAGTCTAAAGCAGGTCGCCAGGCCCAGGATGGAGATGGTGTCAGAGGGACTGCAGTGGGCTTTGCTGAATTGCAGAGAGCCCAGGAGAAAAGACAACGGTGGCAAGAGACGTTGGCAAGAACTCGTGTTAGCCAACTACAGCCTGGAGTgagctctctccttccttccaatTCCTCTTGAGACTGGAGTGTGCCACAGAAGAGAATGTGCTGGAAGGGCAGGATGCAGCCGTACGGTCAGACCCCGGTCCACTCAGCATCCCTTCACTTGCCTGCCCTCCATTCTTCTTGCCGCTTCGTGATTAGGTATTTGAAGAATTCATACACAGACCATGCGATGGCTGTGGAGGGGATCTGGTAAATTACTCTGGCCTGTACCCCTCGGAAGTAAGCAGTCACCCCGCCTACTTGATAGACCGTCCTGAAGGCATTAGCCATGCCTGTGATGTGTCCTGTAATGTTTGAGCTCAAGGCCAGGGACTCCTGGGTGTTGAGCAGTGTTTTGCAAACGTCCAGTGGGGTGGTGGCGGCGGCAGCTACAGCTCCTGCGCAGGCTCCACAGAGCACATGGGAGCTGGGGTTGTACCGTCTCTGGGGATTAAAGTGCTCCTGCAGGAACTCATAGGTCATGAAGTGAATGGCTTGGAAGGGAACATTCATGGTCAGCTGGGTCGTGTAGCTGCGGTAAAAGGCCCCGGCCCCTTCATTTTGCCACACTGCCCGAACACAGTCTGTCACCCGGTGGTACGGTGAGTTGTACATCTGCATCCGCTGCTTGACCACTGAGTGCCGCCGGAAGGAAAATGGAACAGCAACCAGCCAGTGACAGAGTATCCCAATTCAGGTT is part of the Rattus norvegicus strain BN/NHsdMcwi chromosome 1, GRCr8, whole genome shotgun sequence genome and harbors:
- the Slc25a28 gene encoding mitoferrin-2 isoform X2 gives rise to the protein MNPAEVVKQRMQMYNSPYHRVTDCVRAVWQNEGAGAFYRSYTTQLTMNVPFQAIHFMTYEFLQEHFNPQRRYNPSSHVLCGACAGAVAAAATTPLDVCKTLLNTQESLALSSNITGHITGMANAFRTVYQVGGVTAYFRGVQARVIYQIPSTAIAWSVYEFFKYLITKRQEEWRAGK